One genomic window of Azospirillum thermophilum includes the following:
- a CDS encoding efflux RND transporter periplasmic adaptor subunit: MTSGFATGWLGGTVLRGRALGAVALMAAAAALAGCKETHSAPEVEARPVRVVTVALEPASDTVRYPAVIRPRVEADVGFRVAGKVVARLVEVGTRVEPGMALARLDPADIELQVRATQAQLASARADAANARADFSRYSQLRQGEWTTRQEFDRRRTALDKAEARVREIEAQLHVLTNSLQYTSLIADAPGIVTATLIEPGQVVAQGQAAFRVARLGSVEAVANIPEQQVATLPQRRLSVELWANPGAPIAGTLRELSPSADPGTRTYQARVTLIDPPPLVQLGMTATLIARQERAGVIARLPMTAITQKDQQPAVWVVSPGAERLELRPVAIAAYAGDLAIVSEGLKEGERVVTAGVHKLDAGQKVRVWTEPGK, translated from the coding sequence ATGACCAGCGGGTTCGCAACCGGGTGGTTGGGAGGGACGGTCCTGCGCGGCCGCGCCCTGGGGGCGGTCGCCCTCATGGCCGCCGCTGCGGCGCTTGCCGGCTGCAAGGAAACCCACTCCGCTCCCGAGGTCGAGGCACGGCCCGTCCGCGTCGTCACCGTGGCGCTGGAGCCCGCCAGCGACACCGTCCGCTACCCCGCCGTGATCCGCCCGCGGGTGGAGGCCGACGTCGGCTTCCGCGTCGCCGGCAAGGTGGTCGCCCGGCTGGTCGAGGTCGGCACGCGGGTGGAGCCCGGGATGGCGCTGGCCCGACTCGATCCCGCCGACATCGAGCTGCAGGTGCGCGCCACCCAGGCGCAGCTCGCCTCCGCCAGGGCCGATGCGGCCAATGCCCGCGCCGATTTCTCCCGCTATTCGCAGCTCCGCCAGGGCGAATGGACGACCAGGCAGGAGTTCGACCGCCGCCGGACCGCGCTGGACAAGGCGGAGGCGCGGGTGCGCGAGATCGAGGCGCAGCTCCATGTCCTGACCAACTCGCTGCAGTACACCAGCCTGATCGCCGATGCGCCGGGCATCGTCACCGCGACGCTGATCGAGCCGGGCCAGGTGGTCGCCCAGGGCCAGGCCGCCTTCCGCGTCGCCCGTCTGGGTTCGGTGGAGGCGGTCGCCAACATCCCCGAACAGCAGGTCGCCACCCTGCCCCAGCGCCGGTTGTCGGTGGAGCTGTGGGCCAACCCCGGCGCGCCGATCGCCGGCACGCTGCGCGAGCTGTCGCCCAGCGCCGACCCCGGCACCCGCACCTATCAGGCGCGCGTCACGCTGATCGACCCGCCGCCGCTGGTCCAGCTCGGCATGACGGCGACGCTGATCGCCCGGCAGGAGCGGGCCGGCGTGATCGCCCGCCTGCCGATGACCGCCATCACGCAGAAGGACCAGCAGCCCGCCGTCTGGGTCGTCTCCCCCGGCGCGGAGCGGCTGGAGCTGCGCCCGGTCGCCATCGCCGCCTATGCCGGCGACCTCGCCATCGTGTCCGAGGGGCTGAAGGAGGGTGAGCGGGTCGTGACCGCCGGCGTCCACAAGCTGGATGCCGGGCAGAAGGTGCGCGTGTGGACGGAGCCCGGCAAATGA
- a CDS encoding TetR/AcrR family transcriptional regulator encodes MQSLTNQGPDRAGRTVADGPADPKTAQILAASREVFLELGYAGASMDMVAQRARVSKTTLYTRFPSKQDLYAATISAECERHGLRFRPEEFDGLSLRDALRRIGRRFVDLVWSEPAIRVFQSVAGESTRQPEPAQIYYRSGPEKGIGAVVALFEHLAAGGLLDTDDPAFAATQFLAALQGAPYCALVLGLGPEPTQEERYAFVDKATDLFLRGVVPASQKSGS; translated from the coding sequence GTGCAGTCCCTAACCAATCAGGGCCCGGACCGGGCCGGCCGGACCGTCGCGGATGGTCCTGCCGATCCCAAGACGGCGCAGATCCTCGCCGCCTCGCGCGAGGTGTTCCTCGAACTCGGCTATGCCGGTGCCTCCATGGACATGGTGGCGCAGCGGGCGCGCGTGTCGAAGACGACGCTCTACACCCGCTTCCCGTCCAAGCAGGACCTCTATGCCGCGACCATCTCGGCCGAATGCGAGCGGCATGGACTGCGTTTCCGGCCGGAGGAGTTCGACGGGCTGTCATTGAGGGACGCGCTGCGGCGGATCGGCCGGCGCTTCGTCGATCTCGTCTGGTCGGAGCCGGCGATCCGCGTCTTCCAGTCGGTCGCCGGCGAGTCCACCCGTCAGCCCGAGCCGGCCCAGATATACTACCGGTCGGGACCGGAGAAGGGGATCGGGGCGGTCGTCGCCCTGTTCGAGCATCTGGCGGCCGGGGGCCTGCTCGACACCGACGATCCGGCCTTCGCCGCCACCCAGTTCCTTGCGGCGCTGCAGGGGGCGCCCTATTGCGCCCTGGTCCTTGGCCTTGGGCCTGAGCCGACGCAGGAGGAACGCTACGCCTTCGTCGACAAGGCGACGGACCTGTTCCTGCGCGGGGTGGTGCCGGCCTCTCAGAAGAGCGGGAGCTGA